The following proteins are encoded in a genomic region of Streptomyces gobiensis:
- the secA gene encoding preprotein translocase subunit SecA: MSVFNKLMRAGEGKILRKLHRIADQVNSIEEDFLDLSDAELRALTDEYKERFAEGESLDDLLPEAFATVREAAKRVLGQRHYDVQIMGGAALHMGHVAEMKTGEGKTLVGTLPAYLNGLSGKGVHLITVNDYLAQRDSEMMGRVHKFLGLSVGCIIANMTPGQRREQYACDITYGTNNEFGFDYLRDNMAWSQEELVQRGHNFAIVDEVDSILVDEARTPLIISGPADSATKWYGDFSKLVKRLEKGEPAEPRLQKPETGDYDIDEKKRTVGIHESGVAKVEDWLGIDNLYESVNTPLVGYLNNAIKAKELYKKDKDYVVIDGEVMIVDEHTGRILAGRRYNEGMHQAIEAKEGVEIKDENQTLATITLQNFFRLYDTLSGMTGTAMTEAAEFHQIYKLGVVPIPTNRPMIRNDQADLIYRTEVAKFAAVVEDIVEKHERGQPILVGTTSVEKSEYLSQQLKKRGVRHEVLNAKNHDREAQIVAEAGRKGSVTVATNMAGRGTDIQLGGNPEKIAEAELRAKGLDPEEHIEEWAAALPAALEKAETAVKAEHEEVKELGGLYVLGTERHESRRIDNQLRGRSGRQGDPGESRFYLSLGDDLMRLFKAQMVERVMAMANVPDDVPIENKMVTRAIASAQSQVEQQNFEIRKNVLKYDEVLNRQREVIYGERRRVLKGADLHEQVRHFMDDTIEAYVRAETVEGFAEEWDLERLWGAFKQLYPVQVTVEDLEEEVGDREGITSDFIIEAITEDIHQQYDAREQQLGSEIMRELERRVVLSVLDRKWREHLYEMDYLQEGIGLRAMAQKDPLVEYQREGYDMFQAMMEGIKEESVGYLFNLEVQVERQVEEVPVEEARPSLEKEPEAVAAGSPAPHPAIRAKGLEAPQRPDRLHFSAPKVDGEGDVVEGDFEVEEAQAPTRSATDGMTRAERRKAQKGRRRKK, encoded by the coding sequence GTGTCCGTCTTCAACAAGCTCATGCGTGCAGGCGAAGGCAAGATCCTGCGCAAGCTGCACCGCATCGCGGACCAGGTGAATTCCATCGAAGAGGACTTCCTGGACCTCTCGGACGCCGAGCTGCGGGCACTCACCGATGAGTACAAGGAGCGGTTCGCCGAGGGCGAAAGCCTCGATGATCTGCTCCCGGAGGCCTTCGCGACCGTCCGTGAGGCCGCCAAGCGCGTGCTCGGCCAGCGCCACTACGACGTACAGATCATGGGCGGCGCCGCGCTGCACATGGGACATGTCGCGGAGATGAAGACCGGTGAGGGCAAGACCCTCGTCGGCACGCTGCCCGCGTATCTCAATGGGCTCTCCGGCAAGGGTGTTCACCTGATCACCGTCAATGACTATCTCGCCCAGCGTGACTCCGAGATGATGGGCCGGGTCCATAAGTTCCTGGGTCTCTCGGTCGGCTGCATCATCGCCAATATGACCCCGGGGCAGCGCCGTGAGCAGTACGCCTGCGACATCACCTACGGCACCAACAACGAGTTCGGCTTTGACTACCTGCGCGACAACATGGCGTGGTCGCAGGAAGAGCTGGTGCAGCGTGGGCACAACTTCGCCATCGTTGACGAGGTCGACTCGATCCTGGTCGACGAGGCACGTACGCCGCTGATCATCTCCGGCCCGGCGGACTCGGCCACCAAGTGGTACGGCGACTTCTCGAAGCTGGTGAAGCGGCTGGAGAAGGGCGAGCCCGCCGAGCCGCGCCTGCAGAAGCCGGAGACCGGTGACTACGACATCGATGAGAAGAAGCGCACCGTCGGCATCCATGAGTCCGGTGTCGCCAAGGTCGAGGACTGGCTGGGCATCGACAACCTGTATGAGTCGGTCAACACTCCGCTGGTGGGCTACCTGAACAACGCCATCAAGGCGAAGGAGCTCTACAAGAAGGACAAGGACTACGTCGTCATCGACGGCGAAGTCATGATCGTCGACGAGCACACCGGCCGTATCCTCGCCGGCCGCCGCTACAACGAGGGCATGCACCAGGCGATTGAGGCGAAGGAAGGGGTGGAGATCAAGGACGAGAACCAGACGCTCGCCACGATCACCCTGCAGAACTTCTTCCGTCTCTACGACACCCTCTCCGGCATGACCGGTACGGCCATGACCGAGGCCGCCGAGTTCCACCAGATCTACAAGCTCGGCGTCGTGCCCATCCCGACGAACCGGCCGATGATCCGCAACGACCAGGCTGACCTCATCTACCGCACCGAGGTCGCCAAGTTCGCGGCCGTCGTCGAGGACATCGTCGAGAAGCACGAGCGTGGCCAGCCCATCCTGGTCGGCACCACCTCGGTCGAGAAGTCCGAATATCTGTCACAGCAGCTGAAGAAGCGCGGTGTGCGGCACGAGGTGCTGAACGCCAAGAACCACGACCGTGAGGCGCAGATCGTCGCCGAGGCGGGCCGTAAGGGCTCCGTGACCGTCGCCACCAATATGGCCGGTCGTGGCACCGACATCCAGCTCGGCGGAAACCCTGAGAAGATCGCCGAGGCGGAGCTGCGCGCCAAGGGTCTGGATCCCGAGGAGCACATCGAGGAGTGGGCGGCGGCGCTCCCGGCGGCCCTGGAGAAGGCTGAGACGGCCGTCAAGGCCGAGCACGAAGAGGTCAAGGAGCTCGGCGGCCTCTATGTCCTGGGCACCGAGCGGCATGAGTCGCGCCGTATCGACAACCAGCTGCGCGGCCGCTCCGGCCGTCAGGGCGACCCGGGCGAGTCCCGCTTCTACCTCTCGCTCGGCGACGATCTGATGCGGCTGTTCAAGGCGCAGATGGTCGAGCGCGTGATGGCCATGGCCAATGTCCCCGACGATGTGCCGATCGAGAACAAGATGGTGACCCGTGCCATCGCATCGGCCCAGTCGCAGGTTGAGCAGCAGAACTTTGAGATCCGTAAGAACGTCCTCAAGTACGACGAGGTGCTCAACCGGCAGCGTGAGGTCATCTACGGTGAGCGCCGCCGTGTCCTGAAAGGCGCGGACCTGCATGAGCAGGTGCGGCACTTCATGGATGACACCATCGAGGCGTATGTCCGGGCCGAGACGGTCGAGGGCTTCGCTGAGGAGTGGGACCTGGAGCGGCTGTGGGGCGCTTTCAAGCAGCTCTACCCGGTGCAGGTCACCGTCGAGGACCTTGAGGAGGAAGTCGGCGACCGCGAAGGCATCACCTCGGACTTCATCATCGAGGCCATCACGGAAGACATTCACCAGCAGTACGACGCCCGCGAGCAGCAGCTTGGCTCCGAGATCATGCGGGAGCTGGAGCGCCGCGTGGTGCTCTCGGTGCTGGACCGCAAGTGGCGTGAGCACCTCTACGAGATGGACTATCTCCAGGAGGGCATCGGTCTGCGGGCGATGGCCCAGAAGGACCCGCTGGTTGAGTACCAGCGGGAGGGCTACGACATGTTCCAGGCGATGATGGAGGGCATCAAGGAGGAGTCCGTCGGCTATCTGTTCAACCTGGAGGTCCAGGTCGAGCGGCAGGTTGAGGAGGTTCCGGTCGAGGAAGCGAGGCCCTCGCTGGAGAAGGAGCCGGAGGCCGTGGCTGCTGGGTCTCCAGCCCCTCACCCCGCCATCCGGGCCAAGGGGCTGGAGGCCCCGCAGCGGCCCGACCGGCTGCACTTCAGCGCGCCGAAGGTGGACGGTGAAGGCGACGTGGTGGAAGGCGACTTCGAGGTCGAGGAGGCGCAGGCGCCGACCCGGTCCGCCACGGACGGTATGACGCGGGCGGAGCGGCGTAAGGCGCAGAAGGGCCGCCGCCGCAAGAAGTGA
- a CDS encoding GNAT family N-acetyltransferase: MEPVTLSTERLLLRPLEPRDVDAVLVACQDPEIPRWIPVPDPYGREHAEDFVLNASPAGWREDTMYNFGVFTRQGALTGSMGLVRLAQLRTAEHQAELGYWTAKEHRGKGYTAEAGRAVVDWAFTQLGVERLEWCAQVGNEGSRAVALRVGFVMEGIQRSRIVHRGTRRDAWVASVLPSDWGRQTTTPYLPARAELAD; the protein is encoded by the coding sequence ATGGAACCCGTCACTCTCAGCACCGAGCGCCTGCTGCTGCGGCCCCTGGAGCCGCGCGACGTCGACGCCGTGCTCGTCGCCTGCCAGGATCCCGAGATCCCGCGCTGGATCCCCGTACCCGACCCGTACGGTCGTGAGCACGCCGAGGACTTCGTGCTCAACGCCAGCCCCGCGGGCTGGCGTGAGGACACCATGTACAACTTCGGGGTCTTCACCAGGCAGGGCGCGCTGACCGGCTCCATGGGCCTGGTCCGGCTCGCTCAGCTCCGTACCGCGGAACACCAGGCGGAGCTGGGGTACTGGACGGCGAAGGAGCACCGCGGCAAGGGCTACACCGCGGAAGCGGGACGCGCGGTGGTCGACTGGGCCTTCACACAGCTGGGCGTCGAACGGCTGGAGTGGTGCGCGCAGGTGGGCAACGAGGGCTCGCGGGCGGTGGCACTACGGGTGGGCTTCGTCATGGAGGGCATACAGCGGTCCCGGATCGTGCACCGGGGGACACGACGGGACGCCTGGGTGGCATCGGTACTGCCGTCGGACTGGGGCCGCCAGACCACGACCCCCTACCTCCCAGCGCGCGCCGAACTGGCCGACTGA